A genomic stretch from Neomonachus schauinslandi chromosome 16, ASM220157v2, whole genome shotgun sequence includes:
- the B9D2 gene encoding B9 domain-containing protein 2 has protein sequence MAEVHVIGQIMGATGFSESSLFCKWGVHTGAAWKLLSGVREGQTQVDTPQVGDMAYWSHPIDLHFATKGLQGWPRLHLQVWSQDRFGRCQLAGYGFCHVPSSPGGHQLHCPTWRPLGPWREQLARAFVGGGPQLLHGDAVYSGADRYRLRTVAGGLVHLELGLLLRHFDRYGVQC, from the exons ATGGCTGAGGTGCACGTGATCGGGCAGATCATGGGGGCCACCGGTTTCTCAGAAAGTAGCCTCTTCTGCAAGTGGGGCGTCCACACAG GGGCGGCATGGAAGCTCCTGTCGGGCGTGCGGGAGGGCCAAACACAGGTGGACACCCCCCAAGTAGGGGACATGGCCTACTGGTCCCACCCCATCGACCTGCACTTTGCCACCAAAGGCCTCCAAG GCTGGCCCCGGCTCCACCTCCAGGTGTGGTCCCAGGACCGCTTCGGCCGCTGTCAGCTTGCGGGCTACGGCTTTTGCCACGTGCCCAGCAGTCCCGGCGGCCACCAGCTGCACTGCCCCACGTGGCGGCCCCTGGGGCCCTGGCGGGAGCAGCTGGCCCGGGCCTTCGTGGGTGGCGGCCCCCAGCTGCTGCACGGGGACGCCGTGTACAGCGGAGCGGACCGCTATCGCCTGCGCACGGTGGCCGGCGGCCTCGTGCACCTGGAGCTGGGGCTACTGCTGCGCCACTTCGACCGCTACGGCGTCCAGTGCTGA
- the TGFB1 gene encoding transforming growth factor beta-1 proprotein isoform X1: protein MPPSGLRLLPLLLPLLWLLVLTPGRPAAGLSTCKTIDMELVKRKRIEAIRGQILSKLRLASPPSQGEVPPGPLPEAVLALYNSTRDRVAGESAEPEPEPEADYYAKEVTRVLMVENSNKIYEKIKKSPHSIYMLFNTSELREAVPEPVLLSRAELRLLRLKLKVEQHVELYQKYSNDSWRYLSNRLLAPSDTPEWLSFDVTGVVRQWLSHGGEVEGFRLSAHCSCDSKDNTLQVDINAGLRSSRRGDLATIHGMNRPFLLLMATPLERAQHLHSSRQRRALDTNYCFSSTEKNCCVRQLYIDFRKDLGWKWIHEPKGYHANFCLGPCPYIWSLDTQYSKVLALYNQHNPGASAAPCCVPQALEPLPIVYYVGRKPKVEQLSNMIVRSCKCS from the exons ATGCCGCCCTCCGGGCTGCggctgctgccgctgctgctgccgctgctgtGGCTACTAGTGCTGACGCCTGGCCGGCCGGCCGCCGGACTGTCCACCTGCAAGACCATCGACATGGAACTGGTGAAGCGGAAGCGCATCGAGGCCATCCGCGGCCAGATCCTGTCCAAGCTGCGGCTCGCCAGCCCCCCGAGCCAGGGGGAGGTGCCGCCCGGCCCGCTGCCCGAGGCTGTGCTGGCCCTTTACAACAGCACCCGCGACCGGGTGGCGGGGGAGAGCGCCGAGCCGGAGCCCGAGCCTGAGGCGGACTACTACGCCAAGGAGGTCACCCGCGTGCTAATGGTGGAAAACAGCAACA AAATCTatgagaaaatcaagaaaagcCCGCACAGCATATATATGCTCTTCAACACGTCGGAGCTCCGAGAAGCAGTGCCTGAGCCCGTCTTGCTCTCCCGGGCAGAGTTGCGCCTGCTGAGGCTCAAGTTAAAAGTGGAGCAGCACGTGGAGCTGTACCAG AAATACAGCAACGATTCCTGGCGCTACCTCAGCAACCGGCTGCTGGCGCCCAGCGACACGCCAGAATGGCTGTCCTTCGATGTCACTGGAGTTGTGCGGCAGTGGCTGAGCCACGGAG GGGAAGTAGAGGGCTTTCGCCTCAGTGCCCACTGTTCGTGTGACAGCAAAGATAACACACTGCAAGTGGACATCAACG CAGGGCTCCGTTCCAGCCGCCGAGGTGACCTGGCCACCATTCACGGCATGAACCGGCCCTTCCTGCTCCTCATGGCCACCCCACTGGAGAGGGCCCAGCACCTTCACAGCTCCCGGCAGCGCCGGGCCCTGGACACCAACTACTGCTTCAG CTCCACCGAGAAGAACTGCTGCGTGCGGCAGCTCTATATCGACTTCCGGAAGGATCTGGGCTGGAAGTGGATCCACGAGCCCAAGGGCTACCACGCCAACTTCTGCCTGGGGCCCTGCCCCTACATTTGGAGCCTGGACACGCAGTACAGCAAG GTCCTGGCCCTGTACAACCAGCACAACCCGGGCGCGTCGGCGGCGCCGTGCTGCGTGCCTCAGGCGCTGGAGCCGCTGCCCATCGTGTACTACGTGGGCCGCAAGCCCAAGGTGGAGCAGCTGTCCAACATGATCGTGCGCTCCTGCAAGTGCAGCtga
- the TGFB1 gene encoding transforming growth factor beta-1 proprotein isoform X2: MPPSGLRLLPLLLPLLWLLVLTPGRPAAGLSTCKTIDMELVKRKRIEAIRGQILSKLRLASPPSQGEVPPGPLPEAVLALYNSTRDRVAGESAEPEPEPEADYYAKEVTRVLMVENSNKIYEKIKKSPHSIYMLFNTSELREAVPEPVLLSRAELRLLRLKLKVEQHVELYQKYSNDSWRYLSNRLLAPSDTPEWLSFDVTGVVRQWLSHGGEVEGFRLSAHCSCDSKDNTLQVDINGLRSSRRGDLATIHGMNRPFLLLMATPLERAQHLHSSRQRRALDTNYCFSSTEKNCCVRQLYIDFRKDLGWKWIHEPKGYHANFCLGPCPYIWSLDTQYSKVLALYNQHNPGASAAPCCVPQALEPLPIVYYVGRKPKVEQLSNMIVRSCKCS, from the exons ATGCCGCCCTCCGGGCTGCggctgctgccgctgctgctgccgctgctgtGGCTACTAGTGCTGACGCCTGGCCGGCCGGCCGCCGGACTGTCCACCTGCAAGACCATCGACATGGAACTGGTGAAGCGGAAGCGCATCGAGGCCATCCGCGGCCAGATCCTGTCCAAGCTGCGGCTCGCCAGCCCCCCGAGCCAGGGGGAGGTGCCGCCCGGCCCGCTGCCCGAGGCTGTGCTGGCCCTTTACAACAGCACCCGCGACCGGGTGGCGGGGGAGAGCGCCGAGCCGGAGCCCGAGCCTGAGGCGGACTACTACGCCAAGGAGGTCACCCGCGTGCTAATGGTGGAAAACAGCAACA AAATCTatgagaaaatcaagaaaagcCCGCACAGCATATATATGCTCTTCAACACGTCGGAGCTCCGAGAAGCAGTGCCTGAGCCCGTCTTGCTCTCCCGGGCAGAGTTGCGCCTGCTGAGGCTCAAGTTAAAAGTGGAGCAGCACGTGGAGCTGTACCAG AAATACAGCAACGATTCCTGGCGCTACCTCAGCAACCGGCTGCTGGCGCCCAGCGACACGCCAGAATGGCTGTCCTTCGATGTCACTGGAGTTGTGCGGCAGTGGCTGAGCCACGGAG GGGAAGTAGAGGGCTTTCGCCTCAGTGCCCACTGTTCGTGTGACAGCAAAGATAACACACTGCAAGTGGACATCAACG GGCTCCGTTCCAGCCGCCGAGGTGACCTGGCCACCATTCACGGCATGAACCGGCCCTTCCTGCTCCTCATGGCCACCCCACTGGAGAGGGCCCAGCACCTTCACAGCTCCCGGCAGCGCCGGGCCCTGGACACCAACTACTGCTTCAG CTCCACCGAGAAGAACTGCTGCGTGCGGCAGCTCTATATCGACTTCCGGAAGGATCTGGGCTGGAAGTGGATCCACGAGCCCAAGGGCTACCACGCCAACTTCTGCCTGGGGCCCTGCCCCTACATTTGGAGCCTGGACACGCAGTACAGCAAG GTCCTGGCCCTGTACAACCAGCACAACCCGGGCGCGTCGGCGGCGCCGTGCTGCGTGCCTCAGGCGCTGGAGCCGCTGCCCATCGTGTACTACGTGGGCCGCAAGCCCAAGGTGGAGCAGCTGTCCAACATGATCGTGCGCTCCTGCAAGTGCAGCtga